The following are from one region of the Aspergillus chevalieri M1 DNA, chromosome 1, nearly complete sequence genome:
- the RO4 gene encoding actin-related protein ArpA (COG:Z;~EggNog:ENOG410PHDF;~InterPro:IPR020902,IPR004000,IPR043129;~PFAM:PF00022) → MAEATLHNAPIVIDNGSGTIRAGFAGEEVPSCYFPSFVGRPKHPRVMAGGLEGDVFIGDRAQELRGLLKIRYPLEHGIVTDWDDMEKIWHYVYENELKTLPEEHPVLLTEPPLNPRKNRDAAAQIMFETFNVPALYTSIQAVLSLYASGRTTGVVLDSGDGVSHAVPVFEGFAIPNSIRRIDVAGRDVTEQLQLLLRKNGHVLHTSAEKEVVRMIKEKVCYVSLDPKREEKDWMNSYHKSEAKSVDYALPDGYKIKVGQERYRAPEILFDPELIGLEYPGVHQIVQDAIIRTDLDLRKSLYLNIVLSGGSTLCKNFPDRLMREIKRLAVEDMKIRISAPAERKYTTWIGGGILAGLSTFRKMWVSADEWHEDPEIIHRKFV, encoded by the exons GCTACTTCCCATCCTTCGTCGGTCGCCCAAAGCACCCCCGGGTCATGGCCGGCGGTCTGGAGGGGGACGTGTTTATCGGAGACCGCGCGCAAGAACTGCGCGGCCTGCTGAAGATCAGGTATCCCCTCGAGCACGGCATTGTCACGGACTGGGATGACATGGAGAAAATCTGGCACTACGTCTACGAGAATGAACTCAAAACCCTCCCCGAAGAACACCCCGTGCTGCTCACGGAGCCGCCGCTGAACCCGCGCAAGAACCGTGACGCTGCAGCACAGATCATGTTCGAGACGTTTAATGTGCCCGCGCTGTATACTTCTATCCAGGCAGTGTTGTCGCTGTACGCGTCTGGACGGACGACAGGTGTGGTGCTGGATTCGGGGGATGGTGTGTCTCATGCGGTGCCGGTGTTCGAGGGATTCGCAATACCGAATAGTATACGGCGGATTGATGTCGCTGGGCGGGATGTTACGGAGCAGTTGCAGTTGCTGCTGAGGAAAAATGGACACGTTCTTCATACCAGTGCCGAGAAGGAGGTGGTGCGGATGATCAAGGAGAAGGTGTGCTATGTTTCGTTGGATCCGAAGCGGGAGGAGAAGGACTGGATGAATAGTTATCACAAGTCGGAGGCGAAGTCGGTGGATTATGCATTGCCTGATGGATACAAGATTAAG GTCGGACAAGAACGTTACCGTGCCCCCGAAATCCTCTTCGATCCCGAACTCATCGGTCTCGAATATCCCGGTGTCCACCAGATCGTTCAAGACGCCATTATCCGGACAGACCTCGACCTGCGGAAATCGCTATACCTCAACATCGTTCTCTCCGGCGGTTCAACCCTCTGCAAGAACTTCCCTGACCGGTTGATGCGCGAGATCAAGAGATTGGCCGTGGAGGACATGAAGATTCGGATTTCTGCGCCTGCAGAACGGAAATATACTACATGgattggtggtggtattCTTGCCGGGTTGAGCACTTTCAGAAAG ATGTGGGTTAGCGCAGACGAATGGCACGAAGACCCAGAAATCATCCACCGGAAATTCGTCTAA
- a CDS encoding DUF3602 domain-containing protein (COG:S;~EggNog:ENOG410PRUK;~InterPro:IPR022024;~PFAM:PF12223): MPASTNYHVIEPHPSVPHTSRPAIHTARGGAGNVISLKNTKTTDSRNASGPPSLTRLDSRVPRTFKSGRGGAGNVHSSSERAMFSFDEELERELRRVAPVYHVGRGGAGNMIHNDTSGSSSLSRMFSGSSSGTSSSSLSMGDQVRDKAIHGLQKGWGKLRGVA; the protein is encoded by the coding sequence ATGCCTGCCTCCACGAATTACCACGTCATTGAACCTCATCCCTCCGTCCCTCATACCTCCCGGCCGGCCATCCATACAGCTCGCGGCGGTGCTGGCAATGTCATCAGCCTGAAGAACACAAAGACCACCGATTCCCGTAATGCCTCCGGTCCGCCTTCTCTGACTCGCCTGGACTCTCGTGTCCCTCGCACCTTCAAGTCCGGTCGTGGCGGTGCTGGAAACGTCCACAGCAGTAGTGAGCGTGCTATGTTCAGCTTCGACGAGGAATTGGAACGCGAATTGCGTCGTGTGGCTCCTGTCTACCATGTTGGTCGTGGCGGCGCCGGTAACATGATCCACAATGATACTTCCGGCTCGTCGTCCCTCAGTCGCATGTTCTCCGGCAGCAGCTCgggcaccagcagcagctccCTCTCGATGGGTGATCAAGTTCGCGACAAGGCCATCCATGGTCTGCAAAAGGGCTGGGGCAAGTTGAGAGGTGTGGCTTAA